Part of the bacterium genome is shown below.
AAAGCGTGAGGAAGTAGAGCGTGGGCAAGTGTTGGCAAAGCCAGGCTCAATTACTCCGCACACTAAGTTCAAGGGGGAGATTTATATTTTGACGAAAGAGGAAGGTGGTAGACATACGCCATTTTTTAAGGGCTACCGACCACAGTTTTACTTCCGTACGACAGACGTAACAGGCTCGATTGAGCTACCGGCGGGAGTGGAGATGGTGATGCCGGGAGATAATATTTCGGTAACGGTAGAGTTAATTACGCCGATAGCCATGGACAAGGAGCTACGTTTTGCGATTCGCGAAGGTGGACGTACTGTCGGGGCGGGTGTTGTTGCGGAGATTATCGCCTAGTTTATTAACTGTCATCCTGAGCGAAGCGTACGGAGTCGAAGGAACTCCAAACGCTGATGGTCGAAAATATTTGGAGATTTCGACTCACCACAAGTGGCTCGCTTCCCTCGGCCTGAGCTCGGGTCGAAGGCAAGATGACAAGATTGATGAAGTTTACAGGTAAAAGGCTTAACAAAAGAAGAGTGTAATTATGATTGGAAGTCAAAGAATAAGAATTAGACTTTGTGGGTATGACCACCATGTGCTCGACACGGCGATTCAGGAGATCGTGCAGGTCGTACGTCGCACCGGCGGAAAGGTTGCAGGGCCAATTCCACTACCTACTAAAATCGAACGTTTTACAGTGAATCGCTCGCCACACGTTGATAAAAAGTCGCGCGACCAATTTGAGATTCGCTCGCACAAGCGCTTGATCGATATTCTTGAACCAACTCAGCAGACAATTGATGATCTTGGAAAGTTGGAGCTTTCTGCTGGTATCGATGTGGAAATTAAGTTGCAGTAAACACTAAGGCAAATTTTAAAGATAGAAACAGAGGGAATATGAAGGCGCTCTACGGGAAAAAAGTCGGAATGACACGTTACTACACAGAGAAAGGTGAAGTTGTGCCTGTCACTGTTGTTGAGATGGAGCCGAACGTTGTATTCCAGGTCAAAACACCTGAGAAGGACGGTTATCGGGCTGTGCAAGTTGGTATTGGTTCTCAGAAACCACAGCGTGTAAATCGTGCAACGACTGGTCACATGTCAAAAGCAAAGAAGGGATTTGCTAAGTTTGTTGCTGAAATTCGCCTCGATACACCTGGACGTGAAGTTCAAGATGAATTTGAACTTGGCCAGGAAATTCGCTGCGATGCAGTTTTTAAGGCCGGTCAGAAAGTTGATGTTGTTGGTACGAGCACAGGTAAAGGCTTTGCTGGTGTGATGAAGCGCCATGGCATGGCGGGATTTGATGCTGGCCACGGAACTCACGAATATTTCCGTCACGGCGGATCAATTGGTTGTCGTAAATTTCCTGGACGTGTTTTCAAAAACAAACGCATGGGTGGTCACATGGGAACTGATCGTGTGATGCAACAAGGATTAACTGTTGTTGCCATCCGTTCAGAAGACAATGCGCTATTAATTAAGGGCGCAGTTCCAGGCGTAAAAGGTGGAATTGTTCTAGTTAGAGAATCTACAAGATAAGAAGTATTATTTGGAGTTAATAGTTGTGGCTACAACAAAAACTGCGAAAGCTGTGAAAGAAAAAAATTTACAAATTACAGTCGTCGATGCCAAGGGCGGCAAGGTCGGCACTAAGGACCTGTCTGCCGACTGGTTTGGTCAAACTGTAAAAGGACAACTTCTGCACGAAGTAGTGCGCTATCAACGTGCGAAGCAGCGCGCAGGTACGCACTCCACTTTGACACGTGCGGAAATGAGCGGTGGTGGACGTAAACCATTTAAGCAAAAAGGCACTGGCTCTGCTCGTGCTGGTTCCAATACTTCTCCACTTTGGACTGGTGGTGGAGCTGCGCATGGACCAAAGCCGCGATCCTATGAGTTTTCTCTCAACAAGAAAGAAAAGAAGCAAGCTTTGCAGTCTGCATTATCTGCCCGTCAAGCTGAGGGTTGCGTGATTGCGGTTGATAGTTTTGCGACAGACAATATCAAAACAAAAACTGCCGTTGATGTGTTGAAAAAATTGGGTATTTCTCCACGTTCAAAAACCTTAGTAGTAATTGCTGCAAGTGAAACAGCTACACAAAAAAGCCTACGTAATATCGATGGCGTAAAAATCGTTCGCCCTGAAGGGATTAACGTTTACGATGTGCTCGATGCTAAGCAAGTGCTTTTTGTTGGAAAAGCCTTAGAAGCTTTCACTGCTTAAGGCTAACTTAATTTTCGTTTAGTTAAATACTGTCGAAGAGGCAATCGCTCGGATTAAGCGACGTGTCGAATTGGGCGGGCATTTCATCCCAGATCACGTAGTGCGCCGCAGATTTGTAAGATCGCAAACACTTTTTACTTGATTGCGCTAGTAGTCGAAGAGCTAAACCACAATTTCTCCTGAGACAAACTTTTTGGCATAATCTACTTAGTCTGATTGCTAGAAGTTCTGCCAAACATTGAAACAGAAAAATTCACACATACCGCTCTTACTTAGTATTCTGCTGACGCTTGCGCTTTTGGCCTTTGTTTTCTCGACCATTTCCTTTGTGGACGTTCTTGACTTAATTCGCCAATCAAATCGCCGCTGGATCCTTGCGTTTCTAATCTGCTCATTTACGATGAGCATTTTTTCGACTTGGCGTTTTAGATTGCTGCTCCAGGCCTCCGGATTACAAACACCGCGGCTGGCGATGTATCTGATTGTGCTGGTGCGTAATCTTTTCTCAGATTTACTGCCTGCTCGAATTGGAACATTAATCTATGTCTATTTGGTGCAAACGCGTCTCGGCATCCCAATCGCTCCAGCACTTTCGTCTTTCAGCTATGCATTTTTGTTTGATCTGGTGGCCATGGCACCTTTAATTCTCTTTGCAGCGATATTCACTCTAGGGAGCGAAACTTTTTCTCCAGTTGCCTTCTTTGCCATTGGTTTTGGGCTCTTAATCGTCTTGGGTTCGATTGCGAAATATCTCCCACAGATTTTCCATTTATTACTTCAGCTTTTAGGCAGTAAGTTGCCGACAAAGCTCAATCAGTTTCTAAGCAAAGTCAGCGTTGAATTGGATGCTGTTGCTAATGCCAAGATATTGGGTCGCGTTCTAACGCTTTCTTTTGGGGTACGGCTTTGCAAATATCTCGGACTTTATGCTTTTCTGATCGCACTCCTAGAGCCGCGAGGCTAC
Proteins encoded:
- the tuf gene encoding elongation factor Tu (EF-Tu; promotes GTP-dependent binding of aminoacyl-tRNA to the A-site of ribosomes during protein biosynthesis; when the tRNA anticodon matches the mRNA codon, GTP hydrolysis results; the inactive EF-Tu-GDP leaves the ribosome and release of GDP is promoted by elongation factor Ts; many prokaryotes have two copies of the gene encoding EF-Tu), with the translated sequence KREEVERGQVLAKPGSITPHTKFKGEIYILTKEEGGRHTPFFKGYRPQFYFRTTDVTGSIELPAGVEMVMPGDNISVTVELITPIAMDKELRFAIREGGRTVGAGVVAEIIA
- the rpsJ gene encoding 30S ribosomal protein S10, whose protein sequence is MGSQRIRIRLCGYDHHVLDTAIQEIVQVVRRTGGKVAGPIPLPTKIERFTVNRSPHVDKKSRDQFEIRSHKRLIDILEPTQQTIDDLGKLELSAGIDVEIKLQ
- the rplC gene encoding 50S ribosomal protein L3 — its product is MKALYGKKVGMTRYYTEKGEVVPVTVVEMEPNVVFQVKTPEKDGYRAVQVGIGSQKPQRVNRATTGHMSKAKKGFAKFVAEIRLDTPGREVQDEFELGQEIRCDAVFKAGQKVDVVGTSTGKGFAGVMKRHGMAGFDAGHGTHEYFRHGGSIGCRKFPGRVFKNKRMGGHMGTDRVMQQGLTVVAIRSEDNALLIKGAVPGVKGGIVLVRESTR
- the rplD gene encoding 50S ribosomal protein L4, producing MTVVDAKGGKVGTKDLSADWFGQTVKGQLLHEVVRYQRAKQRAGTHSTLTRAEMSGGGRKPFKQKGTGSARAGSNTSPLWTGGGAAHGPKPRSYEFSLNKKEKKQALQSALSARQAEGCVIAVDSFATDNIKTKTAVDVLKKLGISPRSKTLVVIAASETATQKSLRNIDGVKIVRPEGINVYDVLDAKQVLFVGKALEAFTA